The Carassius gibelio isolate Cgi1373 ecotype wild population from Czech Republic chromosome B5, carGib1.2-hapl.c, whole genome shotgun sequence genome segment TCTTACGCGTTTGGAGACTCTGAGGACAACAGACTGCGTGAAAGCAAACAGCTGTACGGAATCCGGTGTGTTTGATTCGGTTTCTGTCACTGACGCGATTGGGTTTGTGTTTCTGACGGTAGAGAATCGAAACTGACGCGGCGCTGCGGCTGCGCATGCGCAACAGCGAACAACTACAGCTCTCGCCACTGACGTCAGCGGCGTGCGTCATCGTGCGCTTATCCACACATTGCAATGAAGGTTTATTATGAAAGGCCATTTGGACtttgccaagaaaaaaaaaactattggtaCCCAAGGTAGAGAAAGTAAACTTTAAAATTTACATAGATACTACCAGTAGAcaattttattgttaaataaaaaaatatatagatttgaatTATTATCTTTGTAATATGATGACTGAAACCATTCATTTTGGCATTCCTctcatgttaatttattttattttatgtattcatttatttattttgtgaaaattttgACTACATTTATGACTGATTACATTGACCTCTCATTTTCTTTGAGcttattattaatttctaataCTAATATTCCCTCAAATAAAAGGAAAGAGTAGGCTATTACagtacattatacatttaattttattaaaatacatttgtcctttaatataaaatatttgcttAATGTTTAGCCCACCCCCTTggctatatatgtatttttgtatacatatttttgttttgtttgtgttttatgtcTCATGTTTATTATTGTAGTCCTTACTGTACTTTGACTGTGTTTAACAcaggtttaataaaaataaaaaataaaaaatcaatacattgtaatatttgagttcttatatatttaaatatcatttactataaaaatatatgaatgatAATTAGGGATAATTATTaagaataatttatttctgttgtgTGAATATATGTACGAAGCCCCGCTCATGACACAgggaaaaaatataaggctaaatcgtgcacacaatttacaaaattcattccctcaatttactaatgCTAATTTACTATTTACTAATTTAATCTAATAACAAGTACTTAATTTTCAGAATCTGATTAAGTAATTTCTAAAGTATGTGTTGCACtgaaaattcatataaaacatgaaaaatgataaaaagtattatctgaaatacaaatattaaaaatattagtaaaatatgATACAAATGATGACAGTTGATAAATGAAGACCTAGTGACACTCAACACTTGTCATCTGTTGGAAAGAGTTTAATATCTCCACGCATCAGACAGAAATGATCCTGACATCATATTCTTCATGTCAGTCGCTATGAAGGACTGTGTTCCAGTCGTCTGGTCCTCGGAGGCTGAACGGAAGCCGCTTCTGTCGTCGCCATTTTGCTCTTCGGTTCTTAAACCACACCTTAAACAAACAAAGTCACTATTTATTGACTTTCAGCATTAATTGGTATTACAGCTGTTGTTGAATAGAAAAGAGCATAATGCAAGccgaaaaaaatatattctgagaaaaaagtaagaattgcaagataaatactcagaattctgactttatatatcaCAACTCTGACTTtatgtcttgcaattctgactttacatgtcacaattctgactttacatgtcacaattctgactttacgtcgcacaattctgactttataattcACAATTGAGACTTTGCAGTTCTGACTTTATGtgtcacaattctaactttttgacttcacatctcacaattctgacttctcacaattctgactttacgtgtctcgtaattctgactttacgACTTTACgtcttgtaattctgactttatatttcacaattctgacttcgcaattctgactttacatgtcgtaattctgactttacatgtcacaattctgactttacgtctcacaattctgactttacatctcacaattctgactttacaattctgactttatctctcgcaattctgactttacgtctcgcagttctgactttacatctcgcaattctgagtttacgtaTCGCAATTCAGATTTTCCGTGTCTCGTAATTCAGATTTTTCGTgtcttgtaattctgactttacgtGTCTCGTAATTCTAACTTTTCTATTttacgtctcacaattctgactttacgtctcacaattctgactttacatctcacaattctgactttacatcttgtaattctgactttacaacTTTACGTCCCACAATTCTGATTTTACGTCCCACAATCTGACTTTACATGTCACAAATCTGGCTTTacttcttgcaattctgactttatctctcgcaattctgactttacatgtcgcaattctgactttacgtcttACAATTCTGACATTACGTCTTGTAGTTCTGACTTTAAAACTTTACGTCCCACAATTCAgattttacatctcgcaattctgactttacatcttgtaattctgactttacgtGTCTCGTAATTCTAACTTTTCGATTttacgtctcacaattctgactttacgtcttacaattctgactttacatctcacaattctaactttacaattctgactttatctctcgcaattctgactttaagtctcataattctgactttacatcttgtaattctgactttacaactttacatcccacaattctgattttacgtcccacaattctgactttacgtctcacaattctgactttacgtcttgcaattctgactttacgtctcacaattctgactttatgtcTCGCAATTCAAATTTTACGTCACAAATCTGGCTTTACTTCTTGCAATTCTgcctttacatttcacaattctgGCTTTACatgtcacaattctgactttacgtctcgcaattttgactttacaTGTCGAAATTCTGGCTTTACatgtcacaattctgactttacgtctcgCGATTTTGACTTTACAtgttgcaattctgactttatgtcTCGCAAATCTAACTTTACTtctcgcaattttgactttacaattctgactttatctctcacaattctaactttacatgtcgcaattctgactttgcgtctcgcaattatgactttacgtctcataattctgactttacatgtcgcaattctgactttacgtctcacaattctgactttacgtctcataattctgactttacatatCACAATTCTggctttacatctcacaattctggctttacgtctcacaattctgactttatgtcttgtaattctgactttacagCTTTACGtcccacaattctgactttacgtcccacaattctgactttatgtctcacaattctgactttttatttctCCCAATTCTGAATTTTCTGAATTGcatgaaaaaatgtaattatttattttttttaatttcagaatAAGAAACAAGTTTTCCACTGAACCATCCGTTTAAAAtaacaaacctttatttttaagagtgtacaggATTGGAACAACTTTAAAtcaagtaaataattaaaaaatctattGTTTTGGGTGGGATATGACATGATTATTGAGTTCCGTGGATAACCTCGACTCTCTCCTCGCGCAGGTGTGTTCTCTGGGCCAGCTGCTCGCGGGTGTGGATGTCTGGATACTGGTTCTGTCTGAACAGATCCTCCAGAGCGTCCAGCTGCTCTTCTGTGAAGATGGTGCGGTGACGCCGAACCCTCCTCTGAACATGACTGAAGCTTTCCCTGCTGTGAGCTTCTGCAAACATCCGCTTACCCCAAACTACACGACAGCAACAAAAACCACAGAGATCAGCATCAGCCTAACCACAAGATTAAACAGAGAAAATATAATCAAACTTCATCTTGAGAACAAGTCATGTCACACCCAAAAATCAAACcagtataatattattttaactacAATTAAGCAAATTTTCAACTAAAACaggtattattataattaactaagaCGTTTGTTACATGAAACAAActagaatataaaaatgaaatacttaaaaatatatatttcacccAAAACATTTCTACATACAAAAATTACTGAAagtaagtataaaataaaaaattattaaaatagacatatataaatacaaaataagatattctaTAAATTGGAAAATTACACACATCAAAatttctaaaatgaaaataaaaactgattcaaaatgtTAATGAAAACACAATGATAAATACCTCAATGATACTACAATAACACAGAAcataaagcaatgctctaccaatgaaACTAGGAACactatataacattataaaaatcattcttcacattcattttcaagtgttttgattgttttgttatatttcctTCAcacttacattaaaatatttttatactattATCTTTGTTGCATCACACTGAAGAGAAGCACAtttgaaaacagaacaaaaaaagtgACGGTCGTTTCTGAGATGTTTTTGTGTCATTAAAGCTCTCTTACTGGCAGCCGTGTGCAGAATCTCTCCGCAGTGAGAACAGAAGCAGCAGGTCGATCTGAGGTCCGTCTGATTCATAGAGTCTCCATTCTCTGCAGATTCAGGGGCCGGCGTCTCCTCGCAGGGCCCCGGGGCCGAAGACTCCTGCAGGCTGGGGATCCTGTGGTTGTCTGCGCTCAGAATGCGGTCGATGGTGAAGACAGAGCTCTTCTTGTCCATGGCATTTCTAGTTGGTTCTGAGCCAGAATGCGGTCGGGTTCAGAGCAGAACGTGTTCATATAGAGTCGGATCACTCTGCTCTCTGTGTCAAACCCCCATTTACCAAATAGATTAAAAGCAAGCAGACAAAACATTATCCCTCTATACAGCCAGGAGGAAAAAATGTTTAAAGTGGCTGAGAAATCCCAGCTAATCTGGGCAGTTTTGTGAAGGTGTTAGTGAGCGCTGGAGATGGAGGTAATCTGGCTTTAGCTGACAAGAAATCAGATCGCACTGTATCAAATGAGATGTACACAGAGGCAGAAAGCCTCATTGTTGTGCTGAAAGATAAACGCACGGCATTATGTGTTTTGATTCTGCTGGATGTCGACGGAGAGCATGAAGGTCTCTGAGAGGATCAGCTTTGGCTTCAGCATTTGCATGAGATTTAGTTCATATCACACCTGTTTAACCCTCCAGATCCAAGCATTCATACTGATCCTGCctcctttcttttcctttcttaCTTATTTAAACACAAGTGTGATCCCCAGATGAACAACCCCAGAGGGTTCATAATTAAGCACAAGCATGGTCTGATATTTGCTTGGTCAGTTCAGTTTAATCCATGTTGTGTGAACATGTTTGTATAGGTTATGATAGGATAGTCTTGATTTATAGCCTATATGTGAAGAGTCTTATGTCTTATCACTGAGACACAGTGCAATGTCTCATTTTCAATAAAAAGGCGAAGGCATTGTATATGCTCCATTCATTCTCAACAAATCCTTTGTAATCATACACGTCCGTCTGTAAGTGGTTTTCATCCAGGAATTAATGGATTTTCAAAATCTGTCCTAAGCCACACCGATCAAACGCAGATACAAATAAACAGTGTCTGTCTGCTGACGGAGAGTCTTTGCTTTACTTGCTTGATTGGGATTAATGGGCTTTTCTGTCTCTCACAAATGATGAACATGCATTTAATTCCAATTAATCAATttgtgcaacaacaacaacaacaacaaaaaaagagtgTGTTTTAATGACAAATGCATGTAATGCTgcagtttattattttaatattatttctggTCTCGTGTCATAATGTATGTTTGCATGACGtacaaaaaacacaacaaattcaTTCCTTCTTTGTTTGCACATACTTGGCaaataaagctaattctgatttacattttttataaggTAAAGGCCTGTTTAATGAATATTGATTAATTGACTAGATGGCATGAATAAATATCAAATTCATGTGCATTCATGAAGTCTGTTGCTCTCTCTGATCTCACACCAGCACACACAAATGCACTCACTAAAGATTAGCACAATAACATTTAATGTGACAAATACATTCTCAATAGTGTCCTTTTACGAAAGAAGGACTTTTTAAATGACCAAAGCCTGGATATCAGCTTTAAACATTCGGATAAAAGAGAAGGCAAAATATACAACACATAGAAAACTCTCACTTTGTAAGTTATTGCAATGAAATATGTACAGAAatatcagatttaattataaaacaTGCAGTGTTCAGTGCTCTTTGAACTCTGCGTCGAACATGATCTGCTGGATCTGCATCTTGACGGCGGCTCTTCTCTGCGGCGTCAGTCTTTTGAGAGCAGGGACGTAGCTCAAGAGGAACAGCTCGTCCTCGTCGAGGGCTCGCTCTGCTTTGAGCTTGCTGGTGTGTATCTGCTCCTCGGGGGACTCCAGCTGCTCCGGGGCCTCGGCGTCACCCACACACTTCCTCTTTCTGACGCCAGCGTCCAGGAGCGACAGGGTTTCTCTGTAATGCACGCTCCGGCCGCCTTCTTCCCTCCGCAGCTTGCACTCCACCACTGCAGGGAAACAGactgtattcaaatatattatacaCTTATACAGCTGTTTATTCTCTAATCAATCATCTAAAAAtactcaaaacaacaacaacaatacaaaaaaattactgtaaaaagaaaaagaaagtttttTCCAAGTTGCAAACAGAGATTACACAAAAAAGTCTTCataatggaaaatgtaattattaaaacgttcttcacactaagaaaagaTGGTTTTAGGAACTGATCACTGACATGTTCCTCTGTGAAAACcaccttcatttttaagagtgcatatCTTAATATTCTCTATGCATGACTTTATGAATATTATTGTATGCAGTAATTCTGTGCACGGATCATTCTACTCTAGCGCTGTGAACTGAGGATGTGTGTCACAGCGTCGCGCGTTAATGTTGACGCACTGACCGGAGAGACCGATGGACGCGGCGACCTCGCGCCACGCTTTGACGCGCCGCTCCGCGCTGCGATAATCGTGAAGCGACGCGTTATAAAGCAGCGGGTAAGCGCAAACGCTCTGGATGAGTTCCTCCTCCTCAGCCATCAGTTCACGCGGATCAGACGCGTTGTTTAGATCGTATTTCCGGAACTGCACGGTCGCGTCAGTGACGCGCGACTCACGCATCGCGACTGATTGGTAGATCACAGTTTGGTAGAAAACACTTTACTATGAATCAGATCCAGCTCTGGTTTGATCATTTGATATTGTGATTAAATGCTTGAGTCTTCTGATTTTGAACTTGAGCAGAAGataaaaatcatctttaaaatgcTGATGTAAACGTAGATGAAGGTTGAATATGAACGCATCGCAATAAACTGCACACGCGTCTTATTTACAGTCgtagccaaaagttttgagaattacataaatattagttttcaaacagtttgctgctaaactgcttttagatctttgtttcagttgtttctgtgatgtactgaaatataattacaagcacttcatacgCTTAAAAGGCTTTTATTGacaatgacatgacatttatgcaaagagtcagtatttgcagtgttggcctttctttttcaggacctctgcaattcgactgggcgtgctctcaatcaacttctagccaaatcctgactgatagcaacccattctttcataatcacttcttggagtttgtcagagttagtgggtttttgtttgtccacctgcctcttgaggattgaccacaagttctcaatgggattaagatctggggagtttcTAGACCATGgacccaaaatttcaacattGTGGTCCCTgagccacttagttatcacttttCCCTTATTGCATGGTGCTCCATCGTGCTGgaaaaatgcattgttcttcaccaaactgttgttggaagaagttgctgttggagggtgttttggtaccattctttattcatggctgtgttttggggcagaattgtgagtgagcccactcccttggatgagaagcaaccccacaTACGAATGGAgtcaggatgctttactgttggcatgacacaggactgatggtagcgctcaccttttctctccggacaagcctttttccagatgccccaaacaatcagaaaggggcttcatcggagaatatgacttcaccccagtcctcagcagtccattcactatactttctgcagaagatcaatctgtccctgatgttttctttggagagaagtggcttctttgctgcccttcttgacaccaggccatcttccaaaagtcttCTCTTTAGTAGACCATCCTGGcgcttgctggactttcttggatgccctgaagccttctttactagaattgaacctctttccttgaagttcttgatcctataaattgttgatttaggtgcagtcttagtagccacaatatccttgcctgtgaagccatttttatgcaatgcaatgatggct includes the following:
- the LOC127957122 gene encoding dorsal root ganglia homeobox protein, giving the protein MDKKSSVFTIDRILSADNHRIPSLQESSAPGPCEETPAPESAENGDSMNQTDLRSTCCFCSHCGEILHTAAIWGKRMFAEAHSRESFSHVQRRVRRHRTIFTEEQLDALEDLFRQNQYPDIHTREQLAQRTHLREERVEVWFKNRRAKWRRQKRLPFSLRGPDDWNTVLHSD